A region of the Culex quinquefasciatus strain JHB chromosome 1, VPISU_Cqui_1.0_pri_paternal, whole genome shotgun sequence genome:
ACTGGTGATGGCTTGTTTTAGAACTGGAATGTTCAACTGCGCGCGTTGAACCTCTTCGATCTTCTTGGTTACAAGTGGATTCTTGCTCTACTGGAAAGTGATTTAATGTTAAGTTAAGATCGTGTGattgataaattgaattgaaacaattgaaagaaaaaagtaCTGTGCTTTTTCCAGAATCGGGACACATTAGAAGAATTATGACAGTAGATCAGGGAAGGGATTTAAGCACCTAGTTTTGCATAATATCAAAGGTGCTGTGCTACTGAGTAGATTCAACCatgatcgttattttatttttcggatGGTTCTATTTAAAGCGGATGCAGTCCTAAAAAGTTTAAGATTTGATGCCATTAAATGCTCCAAACACGACTGTGTTTATTGAGACTGTAGTCCCGGTTCACTCTAGTTGTATATATTATAATCATATATTGTAGCATGaatttgttctgaaaacattttttcactgatgctaaaaacaaatattttaattatctcggattcatgtcaatatagttttgtttttaacatcaaaagccCTTCTTTTTATTCGGAAATTGAATTCCAAAACCATGAGGACATAAAAGTGAGTAAATTCGATTCTCTAAAAATTTGACAAAGGATCAAAAGCGATACGACCTGGTTCTAAAAAGTATAAAgtaaaatgtcaatttaatttttaaatagtaacAAGTTAGCTTAAAAAGCccaacaaacagttttcttttgttaaggatatgtttttttctgaacatcctgatgaatacttttaaaattcagtATAATATTCAATAACTTCCTTGAATTTCGATAAGGATGGCAGAGCGATTGCTCTATTTTTCCTCATTCCCACGCTAATGATTAagtcttaaaaatacattttaacgagataaaaaagtcttaatcataatttttattatttttttgcataaacagaaaattataatagtataaaaataataaaacataaaaataaaagccattggaaagaaaaaaaagcttgtaaaaaatgttttaacattgaacaggtacttcattcgggcacgagtcgcctctgctatctttcggattcgattgtgagtagcgggacttcgcggttactatgcaacgtattttttggagtctttttatattttaaatttataagtccttcttttatcattgttgataggaaggcacgccgccggttaagttcgtttaagttattgttttaatttcattacaatcggttacgtggtgtcctgttttcttttcgtttatattcgttgatcgtaataatttattccaactggcagctttagtattaactcatctactatttttgacatttgctcgcgttatcttaattgtaccaacagtaaaaatatactgataagtccagcccatagcactgccgctcggttggcacgcgtacgataaaaataaatcattttaaataatcaattatctatctttccgcagccggctgcctaagatttaaaaaatctaccgataaataaaatgctcatggtcacatcactgccactcgtgaatcctgacctcatacccatctactaaccccctcaaaactcatgtgatactttgtcggagatgcagtcgattgggcggtctctatcactcaagtatcggactaacattcccatccacttccccgtgaccctaccactggtcgtggccggcgccggtattgatcagcatgataggggcctttgagaagttgcgaagcgaggaaagatagcacccacttatcttccacggctcgtggatgtaacttctggaggtcctggtcaataacggagtagcaactgcgggtgggcacctatgcttaccTATGcttatttcgtcattttcccgtttttgcgcgtggcgcgtagaaaaactcagtttttattttcaaaaaatcatatctccgaaacgtacggttcgacatccctaattttttaatatgttttgtgaaatttttcgaggaatccgataaagatattttcagacataggctctttgatccagacacggtcaacacgccattttaagttttcatacgactttttgaaatgttaagctagatttttgaaacatctTACTATTCTTCCCATCTATTCCAATAAATCACCTTTCTATTGCGTTTAAGACAGTTAAATGCGGATTAAATGACTCGatgacatgattttttgttgaaaaaagtggtttttgcgaaaaatgatgaaaattgccatttttaaccaccctagcacgatgtaggtcaccctaatggccaaaaaaaaaaatacgagtctaattattttgaccaaggaatccccagaaaaaaatgtacatataaaattcgacggttttgttcaaaCACAAATCAGTTCaacacggagcgtcggatcgaggtgctttttgttgcgttgggttcgtaaaaGTCTAAAgcaggttcttacgccaaaaactGACAACTTTGgtcgattccggaaaatttgcagattgtatgggaaaagctgcgtaaaatcaaattttgatcacaggaggctgcataaccttcgggaagtcgcgtgttttcgcctttcttacaagtgcccttacaaactgtgtacaaagtacacgtacgcgacctccggtgggATAAGCAAccaagctaaaaacgtcaagaaacgaaaaaagacaagacgaagtttgtcggatTTAGTCAGTTAGTTTTGTTTATGGTTCAACGATTGCTGCGGTAGTCGAAAAAGTGGGGTTATGTTACACTACGTACGACCTGGTGGAGCTGCCGTAAAACTAAGTTCATGTTCGAACTAAAGGGTTCCATTGCGCTGATGATCCGTGCACTGTTTAGCTCCAGTCAATGTACGATCCAATCTTGCATACCAAACAAGAGACCAGCTCAAGTACCGGAAGTCACGATACCCGACCGCTGGGGCTATAAAAGCACCCTGTTGATCATGATTGAGCGCAAACTCCTAGTGTCAACGCAACCATGAAACCGGCCACGACGACCTTCTTCCTGGTTGCACTCGCGGTCCTCGGCCACCTACCAGCGGAGTCCGGTGCGGAGCAGCAGATGAACCTACAGCTGGAGCGCTTCGAGCAGATCGACGGCGCGGACATGATCGACTCGTCCAAGCTGCGCGTCCGCAAGTACAACCGAACCGCGTTCATCCTGGACGGCACGGTCGAGCTGTTCATCGATCTGGACAACGCGTACGAGGTCACGGTCAAGGTCGCGTACAGCACCCTCGGCAACAACCAGTTCAACGAGTACCCGATGAAGCTGCCCCGGAAGAGCATCTGCGCCTTCATGGTCGACGAGTACGTCGAGTATCAGTACATCTGGGCCGACAGCACCAACCTGCCGCACGTCGAAAAGGGAACCGAGGAGTTTTGTCCGT
Encoded here:
- the LOC119767638 gene encoding uncharacterized protein LOC119767638, producing the protein MKPATTTFFLVALAVLGHLPAESGAEQQMNLQLERFEQIDGADMIDSSKLRVRKYNRTAFILDGTVELFIDLDNAYEVTVKVAYSTLGNNQFNEYPMKLPRKSICAFMVDEYVEYQYIWADSTNLPHVEKGTEEFCPFPKGEYWFKELVPDSSFLPPVIPAGLWRMTWEFLRPNDEVVMQLRFFYRVTKGKAK